A genomic window from Tolypothrix sp. PCC 7910 includes:
- a CDS encoding polysaccharide biosynthesis tyrosine autokinase has protein sequence MESRESIDFDFGRYLSIVKRQWIPAASIFASTVALSVVATTFLKPSYEAEGKLLFKTPSFSVVGADLLPSESEARGDLRPLVSTQNPITTQIEVITSPLLLQKTIDELQLKNNEGKPLTAEALKKALNLKIIGGTDVLQVSYKSRSPEEAAAVVNNIMNLYLENDILTNRAEAESTRKFMARQLPNNRSAVQEAEAALRIFKQKYKIVDLAEETRSAVAIIGNLDNNINTAKADLDQATAQTNELRQKVNLNSQEALSASAVSQSPAVQGIVTQLQDIDRQLATERSRFLDDNPVIINLEQRKANLQALLNKELKQTGAVQPNSQPKTLQIGETKQNLIRDFLQSEVQRRGFEQKLTSLYNSRSVYEQRVKIIPQLEQQQRDLERRLEVAQSTYQTLLKKVQELQLAENNNTPNARIIAKGLVPKKPTLGLKPFVLVLGVLLGAFLATTAVIFLETRDRSLKTLKEIREIFGYTLLGIVPSSTKKIRSRYRETEIATQEIAVIDSPNSLTSEIYRMIQANLRFLSSDKVLKTIVVSSAVPKEGKSTVSANLAAAIAQLGRKVLLIDADMRVPTQHHIWQITNTAGLSEVLVGEAEFKTAASNVIENLDVLTAGVRPPNPLALLDSKRMATLIQDFSSQYDFVIIDAPPLLLAADAVTLSHMTDGILLVARPGVIDSNSANNAKELLQRSGQNVLGLLVNGINEKNESSNDFYHAKEYFSADTVTTESGSGIKTWSQR, from the coding sequence ATGGAATCAAGAGAATCTATTGATTTCGACTTTGGTCGTTATTTATCGATAGTGAAACGGCAATGGATACCGGCTGCGAGTATCTTTGCATCTACAGTGGCTCTTAGTGTTGTAGCAACAACATTTCTTAAGCCATCCTATGAAGCAGAAGGCAAATTATTATTTAAAACGCCCTCTTTTAGTGTGGTAGGAGCGGATCTATTACCTAGTGAATCTGAAGCGCGAGGAGATTTACGACCGTTAGTTTCCACTCAGAACCCCATCACTACTCAGATAGAAGTAATTACTTCACCTTTGTTGTTGCAAAAAACAATAGACGAACTGCAACTAAAAAATAATGAAGGTAAACCTTTAACAGCAGAAGCTCTGAAAAAAGCTTTAAATCTCAAAATTATTGGTGGCACAGACGTATTGCAAGTTAGCTATAAAAGCCGTAGCCCAGAAGAGGCAGCAGCAGTAGTTAACAATATTATGAATCTCTACTTAGAGAATGATATTCTTACCAATCGCGCTGAAGCCGAATCCACACGCAAATTTATGGCTAGGCAGTTGCCTAACAATAGAAGTGCTGTACAAGAAGCAGAAGCAGCACTACGTATATTTAAACAAAAATATAAGATTGTAGATTTGGCTGAAGAGACCCGTTCAGCAGTAGCAATTATTGGCAATTTAGACAACAACATTAACACTGCCAAAGCTGATTTAGATCAAGCGACAGCTCAAACCAATGAACTGCGTCAAAAAGTAAATTTAAATTCTCAAGAAGCTCTCTCTGCAAGTGCAGTCAGCCAGTCACCTGCGGTACAGGGAATTGTGACTCAACTGCAAGATATAGACAGACAATTAGCTACTGAACGCAGCCGATTCTTAGATGACAACCCAGTAATTATTAATTTAGAACAAAGGAAAGCAAACCTACAGGCACTTCTGAACAAAGAACTGAAGCAAACAGGTGCTGTTCAACCTAATTCTCAGCCAAAAACATTACAAATAGGAGAAACCAAACAAAATCTAATTAGAGATTTCCTCCAATCAGAAGTGCAGCGTCGAGGTTTTGAGCAAAAACTTACTTCGTTGTACAATTCTCGCTCTGTTTACGAACAACGGGTAAAAATCATACCCCAACTAGAACAACAACAACGCGATCTTGAACGCAGGTTGGAAGTTGCTCAATCAACCTACCAAACCCTCTTGAAAAAGGTTCAAGAATTGCAGTTAGCAGAAAATAACAATACACCCAACGCTCGGATCATTGCCAAAGGTTTAGTTCCTAAAAAGCCAACCCTAGGCCTCAAACCTTTCGTTTTGGTGCTAGGTGTTTTGTTAGGTGCATTTTTAGCCACCACTGCTGTAATCTTTCTAGAGACCAGAGATAGATCTCTGAAAACACTGAAAGAAATCAGAGAAATATTTGGCTACACCTTATTGGGTATAGTTCCCTCATCTACGAAAAAGATTCGCTCTCGTTATCGCGAAACAGAGATAGCCACTCAAGAAATTGCTGTCATAGATTCGCCTAATTCTTTAACTAGCGAAATTTACCGTATGATTCAGGCAAATCTGAGATTCCTGAGTTCAGATAAGGTACTGAAAACCATTGTGGTTAGTAGTGCAGTTCCCAAGGAAGGCAAATCTACAGTTTCCGCTAACTTAGCCGCAGCGATCGCGCAATTAGGACGCAAAGTCCTATTAATTGATGCCGATATGCGAGTTCCTACACAGCATCATATCTGGCAAATAACCAATACAGCAGGTTTAAGCGAAGTACTTGTAGGTGAAGCGGAATTCAAAACTGCTGCGTCTAACGTCATTGAGAATCTAGATGTTTTAACAGCTGGGGTTAGGCCTCCTAATCCACTAGCTTTGTTGGACTCTAAACGGATGGCGACATTAATTCAAGACTTTTCTAGCCAATATGACTTTGTGATTATTGATGCTCCACCCTTGTTGCTGGCTGCTGATGCTGTAACTTTAAGTCACATGACTGATGGAATTTTACTAGTAGCTCGTCCCGGAGTCATTGATTCTAACAGCGCTAATAATGCCAAAGAATTGTTACAGCGTTCCGGTCAAAACGTCTTAGGTTTATTAGTGAATGGCATCAATGAGAAAAATGAGTCTAGCAATGATTTTTATCATGCCAAGGAATACTTTAGTGCTGACACAGTCACAACAGAATCTGGATCTGGAATCAAGACTTGGAGCCAGAGATAA
- a CDS encoding DUF1565 domain-containing protein: MAQNFYVNPSTGNDNNPGTQQAPFKTITKALKVATPGTKIQLAEGTYNATTGEVFPLTVASEVTVVGNEANKGSGILIEGSGNYLSRTFAGQNVTFVLLNGAQLRGVTVTNPASRGSAVWVESSTPTVANSTFTQSKREGVFATGDANPVILSNVFSENAANGVSIAKNAKGQIQGNTFFKTGFGIAISDAAAPTLIDNKISENRSGIVVSGTARPVLRNNFSEKNTDDGLTVIANALPDLGSASSPGGNILRNNGKFDLQNAGSNKLISVGNQIDPSKVSGSIEFAATPVTPTPTPTPTPTPTPTPTPTPTPTPTPTPTPTPTPTPTPTPIPVPTPTPIPVPTPTPTPTPTPTPAPTDLTDIGNHWAAAFIRELVKQQIVSGFPDRTFKPDATMTRAQYAALLVKAFNPSPNRAATKFKDVPADFWASKVIQQAYQGLFLAGFPDGNFRPNQNIQRVQVIVSLVNGLGLSADDATAFKFDDQAKIPDYAKDEIAKALDKKIIVNYPNPKQLNPTRDATRAEVVALVYQALVDAGRVAAINSPYIVSA; the protein is encoded by the coding sequence ATGGCGCAAAATTTTTACGTAAATCCAAGTACAGGCAATGATAACAATCCTGGTACTCAACAAGCACCCTTTAAAACGATTACCAAAGCTCTCAAAGTTGCCACTCCAGGTACCAAAATTCAACTGGCAGAGGGTACTTACAATGCCACTACTGGTGAAGTTTTCCCACTAACTGTGGCATCTGAAGTAACGGTAGTAGGCAATGAAGCCAATAAAGGTAGCGGTATTTTAATTGAAGGTAGTGGTAACTACCTCAGCCGTACTTTTGCAGGTCAAAATGTCACATTTGTACTCCTAAATGGGGCACAACTCCGGGGTGTAACGGTAACAAATCCAGCTAGCCGTGGTTCTGCTGTCTGGGTTGAATCTAGTACACCGACAGTTGCCAATAGCACATTTACTCAATCTAAGCGTGAGGGAGTGTTTGCTACTGGCGATGCTAATCCAGTGATCCTCAGCAATGTGTTTTCTGAGAATGCTGCCAATGGTGTTTCCATAGCAAAAAATGCCAAAGGGCAAATTCAAGGTAACACCTTCTTCAAAACAGGTTTTGGCATTGCCATTAGTGATGCAGCCGCACCCACACTCATAGATAACAAAATTTCTGAAAATCGTTCTGGAATTGTCGTTTCTGGGACAGCACGTCCTGTGTTACGTAATAACTTCAGCGAAAAAAACACTGATGATGGTTTGACAGTGATTGCTAATGCCTTACCAGATTTAGGTAGTGCTAGTAGTCCTGGCGGTAACATCCTACGCAACAACGGTAAGTTTGATTTGCAAAATGCAGGTAGCAATAAATTGATATCTGTAGGAAATCAAATAGATCCGTCTAAAGTCAGCGGTAGCATTGAGTTTGCAGCTACTCCAGTAACACCAACGCCTACCCCAACACCCACCCCAACGCCTACACCAACACCCACCCCAACGCCTACACCAACACCCACCCCAACACCAACACCAACGCCAACACCAACGCCAACACCCACCCCCATACCAGTTCCAACACCTACCCCTATACCAGTTCCAACACCAACACCCACCCCAACGCCCACCCCAACACCTGCACCTACTGACTTAACCGATATCGGTAATCATTGGGCTGCTGCTTTTATTCGGGAATTGGTGAAACAGCAAATAGTTAGCGGTTTTCCCGATCGCACATTTAAACCTGATGCTACGATGACCAGAGCACAATATGCTGCTTTGCTAGTCAAGGCTTTTAACCCATCTCCAAACCGTGCTGCCACCAAATTCAAGGATGTACCAGCAGACTTCTGGGCATCTAAAGTAATTCAACAGGCATATCAAGGTCTATTCTTAGCTGGGTTTCCTGATGGTAATTTCCGCCCCAATCAAAATATCCAGCGTGTGCAAGTGATCGTCTCTCTGGTTAATGGGCTGGGATTATCTGCGGATGATGCAACAGCTTTCAAATTTGATGACCAAGCAAAGATTCCTGACTATGCCAAGGATGAAATAGCAAAAGCATTAGATAAGAAAATTATCGTCAATTACCCCAACCCCAAACAACTCAACCCTACCCGCGATGCTACACGCGCTGAGGTAGTGGCGCTGGTTTATCAAGCTTTAGTAGATGCCGGTCGTGTAGCGGCGATTAACTCGCCTTATATCGTGAGTGCTTGA
- a CDS encoding sugar O-acetyltransferase: MEKTEKQKMLSGELYLAEDQELVSENKQASRLLRIYNATTEEQQEQRRQILQALFGKVGKKVSIVPPFHCDYGSNIYAGDGFYMNYGCVILDCNTVHIGDNVLCAPYVQIYTAYHPTAPEIRLSGRELAAPVTIGNNVWIGGSAIICPGVTIGENTTIGAGSVVVKDIPANVVAAGNPCSIIRHL; this comes from the coding sequence ATGGAAAAAACAGAAAAGCAGAAAATGCTCTCCGGCGAATTATATCTTGCAGAAGATCAAGAATTAGTTAGTGAGAACAAGCAAGCCAGTCGTCTCTTACGAATCTACAACGCTACAACAGAAGAACAGCAAGAGCAACGACGACAGATTTTGCAAGCATTATTCGGGAAGGTAGGGAAAAAAGTATCTATTGTGCCGCCATTTCACTGTGATTATGGCAGTAATATTTATGCTGGCGATGGATTTTATATGAACTATGGCTGTGTAATTTTAGATTGCAATACAGTTCATATCGGTGACAATGTGTTGTGCGCTCCTTATGTGCAAATATACACTGCCTACCATCCGACAGCACCGGAGATTCGACTTTCTGGTAGAGAGCTAGCTGCTCCAGTTACTATTGGTAATAACGTCTGGATTGGTGGCAGTGCAATTATTTGTCCAGGGGTAACAATTGGTGAAAATACTACTATTGGTGCTGGTAGCGTAGTAGTGAAAGATATACCAGCTAATGTAGTTGCGGCGGGTAATCCTTGCAGCATTATCCGGCACTTATGA
- a CDS encoding diguanylate cyclase domain-containing protein: MFDHKILVVEDEKVLALDIRNSLQKLGYCVPEITASDDDVLQKVAETNPHLVLIDICLARDINGIKMVDVIQNHFHIPVLYLTEYSEDIRLHQQQLSEPFGYILKPCAEKDLHFAVEMAIYKHQISRKFEEERQRLTAIINSMGCAVVVTYANGRIQMMNPVAEALTGWRQEEAYGKDLVEVVSLIDKDMDEVIDNLATQAIQTGEVLNLPDNCTLLAKDGKKVPIGDCVAPIRDVDGNISGAVLVLQDITKRKQIEAQLLRNACHDALTALPNRVLFIDRLRQTIERSRRRNDYNFAVLFLDLDGFKGINDRFGHSTGDDFLVAISRRLESCLRSGDTVARFGGDEFAVLIEDIKDVTDATNVAKRIQESLSVPLNINGYQICPTASIGIALSGHGYEEPQNLLRDADIAMYRAKRQGKARYGVF; encoded by the coding sequence ATGTTCGACCACAAAATCCTAGTTGTTGAGGATGAAAAAGTCCTAGCTTTAGACATAAGAAATAGTTTGCAGAAGTTAGGATATTGCGTTCCAGAAATTACTGCTTCAGATGATGATGTCCTCCAAAAAGTAGCAGAGACAAACCCACATTTAGTATTAATTGATATCTGCTTAGCAAGGGATATCAATGGTATCAAAATGGTGGATGTTATCCAAAACCATTTCCACATACCCGTTTTATATTTAACGGAATATTCGGAAGATATTCGATTACATCAACAGCAACTAAGTGAGCCTTTCGGTTATATTCTTAAACCATGTGCTGAAAAAGACTTACATTTTGCTGTCGAAATGGCTATTTACAAGCATCAAATCAGCAGGAAATTCGAGGAAGAAAGACAGAGACTGACAGCGATTATTAATAGTATGGGCTGTGCAGTAGTTGTCACCTATGCCAATGGCCGTATCCAAATGATGAATCCTGTAGCGGAAGCACTGACAGGTTGGAGGCAAGAAGAAGCCTATGGTAAGGACTTAGTAGAAGTTGTCAGCTTAATTGATAAAGATATGGATGAAGTAATAGATAATTTAGCTACACAAGCAATACAAACAGGAGAGGTTCTAAATCTACCGGATAACTGTACCCTGCTGGCTAAGGATGGGAAAAAAGTACCCATTGGAGATTGTGTTGCACCTATCCGTGATGTGGATGGGAATATTAGTGGTGCAGTTTTAGTTCTTCAGGATATTACGAAACGCAAGCAAATAGAAGCCCAACTGCTGCGTAATGCTTGTCATGATGCGTTGACAGCACTACCCAATCGAGTTTTGTTTATAGATCGTCTCAGACAAACAATCGAACGTAGCAGACGGCGGAATGATTATAATTTTGCCGTTTTATTTTTAGATTTAGATGGCTTCAAAGGAATTAACGATCGCTTTGGACACTCAACAGGAGATGATTTTTTAGTAGCGATCTCTCGCCGCTTAGAATCATGTTTACGTAGTGGTGATACCGTAGCTAGATTTGGCGGTGATGAGTTTGCTGTACTAATAGAAGATATCAAAGATGTCACAGATGCTACTAATGTAGCCAAACGCATTCAAGAATCCTTAAGCGTGCCACTGAATATTAATGGATATCAAATATGTCCCACAGCTAGCATTGGTATCGCCTTGAGTGGTCATGGTTATGAAGAACCACAAAATCTACTTCGGGATGCTGATATTGCTATGTACCGTGCAAAACGGCAGGGAAAAGCTCGTTATGGCGTATTTTGA